A stretch of Mesorhizobium sp. M2A.F.Ca.ET.046.03.2.1 DNA encodes these proteins:
- the gnd gene encoding phosphogluconate dehydrogenase (NAD(+)-dependent, decarboxylating), translated as MQIGMMGLGRMGANMVRRLMRDGHECVVYDINSASVAGMVKDGAVGAASLEEFVGKLAKPRCAWLMLPAAITGRIVDQVAALMEPGDIIIDGGNSYYHDAVDLAAKLAVKGINFVDVGTSGGVWGLERGYCLMIGGPDDAVKHLDSVFATLAPGADAGANPSKADGTAAFGYLHCGPSGAGHFVKMVHNGIEYGVMAAYAEGMNILKSANAGKRQRTADAETSPLENPQYYQFDIDLPQVAEVWRHGSVIGSWLLDLTAGALKSDPALAQFGGRVSDSGEGRWTLKAAIDTGVPAPVLSSALFDRFSSQGESQFADKLLSAMRYAFGGHVEKPKTGA; from the coding sequence ATGCAGATCGGAATGATGGGGCTGGGCAGGATGGGCGCCAATATGGTGCGGCGTCTGATGCGCGACGGCCATGAATGCGTCGTCTACGATATCAATTCGGCAAGCGTCGCCGGCATGGTCAAGGACGGCGCCGTGGGCGCCGCCTCGCTGGAAGAGTTCGTCGGCAAGCTCGCCAAGCCGCGCTGCGCCTGGCTGATGCTTCCGGCCGCGATCACCGGCAGGATCGTCGACCAGGTGGCGGCGCTGATGGAGCCGGGCGACATCATCATCGATGGCGGCAATTCCTACTACCACGATGCCGTCGACCTAGCGGCAAAGCTGGCGGTGAAGGGCATCAACTTCGTCGATGTCGGCACCAGCGGCGGCGTCTGGGGCCTTGAACGCGGCTACTGCCTGATGATCGGCGGCCCGGACGACGCGGTGAAGCATCTCGATTCGGTCTTCGCCACGCTGGCGCCGGGCGCCGACGCGGGCGCCAATCCTTCGAAGGCCGATGGAACGGCGGCTTTCGGCTATCTGCATTGCGGCCCCAGCGGCGCCGGCCACTTCGTCAAGATGGTGCATAACGGCATCGAATATGGCGTCATGGCCGCCTATGCCGAGGGCATGAACATCCTGAAATCGGCCAATGCCGGCAAAAGGCAGCGCACCGCCGATGCAGAGACGAGCCCGCTCGAAAACCCGCAGTACTACCAGTTCGATATCGACCTGCCCCAGGTCGCCGAAGTCTGGCGGCATGGCAGCGTCATCGGTTCCTGGCTGCTCGATCTCACCGCCGGCGCGCTGAAGAGCGATCCGGCGCTCGCCCAGTTCGGCGGTCGCGTCTCCGACTCCGGCGAGGGACGCTGGACGCTGAAGGCGGCGATCGACACCGGCGTCCCGGCCCCGGTTCTGTCCTCGGCGCTGTTCGACCGCTTCTCCTCGCAAGGCGAATCGCAATTCGCCGACAAGCTCCTGTCCGCCATGCGCTATGCCTTCGGCGGCCATGTCGAAAAGCCCAAGACCGGCGCGTGA
- a CDS encoding glucan 1,4-alpha-glucosidase, translating to MAVTPTVAKGAPGIPARWTSSAKSGVGTALSARSPLWFTTSHGILNEIYYPRLESACTRDLGLIVTGPDGYFSEEKRDAAHAVEPFEDGVPGYRLTNTASDGAYKIEKRIVTDSKRPVLLQETSLTAIKGQAADYRVYALLAPHLVNAGMGNTAWIGEHKGERLLFATGRGVSLALASSLPWGACSAGYVGFSDGWRQLHDSCALDPSCHTAEDGNVALTGEIGFSAGKTVALLALGFGASPEEAADLALASLKQGFEPAAETYVDNWRTFQARLEKLDRDGASGLNTYRASTAVLATHLSIARPGAAVASLSIPWGFNKGDDDLGGYHLIWPRDLVETAGGFLAASDGRQALQILAYLRSIQQPDGHWPQNVWSDGTAYWPGIQMDECAFPLLLADALRRAGHLPKPKLADFLAMIENAAAYVVRNGPVTGEDRWEEDAGYSPFTLAVEIAGLLAAADMLDACGKNEPANYLRQTADCWNDQIERWTYVTGTEAGAKAGVEGYYVRIAPPDDGGAASPKDGFVPIKNRPPADTDEPAEAIISPDALALVRFGLRAADDPRILNTVKAIDAELRCDLPQGPLWYRYSGDGYGEHEDGAPFDGTGQGRPWPLLAGERAHYELAAGRKDKAAQLLESFERSAGVGGLLPEQVWDRPDMPDRELWLGKPSGSAMPLVWAHAEHIKLLRSLRDGAVFDLPPQGVERYIKGKTVSPLRTWRFNNKIRSIPAGKLLRVELSAPGVVHWSSDKWLTVQDSRTVENAFGIHLVDLPVNRLQPGTTIVFTFFWPEAMRWENVDFTVAIDQPNGQ from the coding sequence ATGGCAGTAACGCCGACCGTTGCCAAAGGCGCGCCCGGGATTCCGGCGCGCTGGACATCAAGCGCCAAGAGCGGCGTCGGCACCGCCCTTTCGGCAAGGAGCCCGCTCTGGTTCACCACCAGTCACGGCATCCTGAATGAGATTTACTATCCGCGCCTCGAAAGCGCCTGCACGCGCGACCTGGGGCTGATCGTCACCGGTCCGGACGGCTATTTTTCCGAAGAGAAGCGCGATGCGGCCCATGCCGTCGAACCGTTCGAGGACGGGGTGCCTGGCTACCGACTGACCAACACCGCATCCGACGGCGCGTACAAAATCGAGAAGCGAATCGTTACGGATTCGAAACGACCTGTCCTGCTCCAGGAAACAAGTTTGACCGCGATCAAGGGCCAGGCCGCCGACTATCGCGTCTACGCGCTGCTCGCGCCGCATCTCGTCAATGCCGGCATGGGCAACACCGCCTGGATCGGCGAGCATAAGGGGGAGCGTCTTCTGTTCGCCACCGGTCGCGGCGTCTCGCTGGCGCTTGCTTCATCCTTGCCCTGGGGCGCCTGCTCGGCCGGCTATGTCGGCTTTTCCGACGGCTGGCGGCAACTGCACGACAGCTGCGCGCTCGATCCTTCCTGTCATACGGCGGAAGACGGCAATGTCGCGCTCACCGGCGAGATCGGCTTTTCGGCCGGCAAGACGGTTGCGCTGCTGGCGCTCGGCTTCGGCGCTTCGCCGGAGGAAGCCGCCGACCTTGCGCTTGCGAGCCTGAAACAGGGTTTCGAGCCGGCCGCGGAAACCTATGTCGACAATTGGCGGACATTCCAGGCAAGGTTGGAAAAACTCGACCGTGACGGCGCCTCCGGTTTGAACACCTATCGCGCCAGCACGGCGGTGCTGGCGACACATCTGTCGATCGCCAGGCCCGGCGCCGCCGTCGCCAGCCTGTCGATCCCCTGGGGCTTTAACAAGGGCGACGACGACCTCGGCGGCTACCACCTCATCTGGCCGCGCGACCTGGTCGAGACGGCGGGCGGCTTCCTTGCCGCCAGCGACGGCAGGCAGGCGCTGCAGATCCTCGCCTATCTGCGCTCGATCCAGCAACCGGACGGCCACTGGCCGCAGAATGTCTGGTCCGACGGCACCGCCTATTGGCCGGGCATCCAGATGGACGAATGCGCCTTTCCGCTGCTGCTCGCCGACGCTCTGCGCCGCGCCGGCCATCTGCCGAAGCCGAAACTCGCCGACTTCCTGGCCATGATCGAGAATGCGGCCGCCTATGTCGTGCGCAACGGCCCGGTCACCGGCGAGGACCGCTGGGAGGAGGATGCCGGCTACAGCCCGTTCACCCTGGCTGTCGAGATAGCGGGGCTGCTCGCCGCCGCCGACATGCTCGATGCCTGCGGAAAAAATGAGCCGGCAAACTATCTGCGCCAGACCGCCGATTGCTGGAACGACCAGATCGAGCGCTGGACCTATGTGACCGGCACGGAGGCGGGCGCCAAAGCGGGTGTCGAAGGCTACTATGTCCGCATCGCCCCGCCCGACGATGGCGGCGCCGCCTCGCCGAAGGACGGCTTCGTGCCGATCAAGAACCGGCCGCCGGCCGATACCGACGAGCCGGCGGAAGCCATCATCAGCCCGGACGCTTTGGCGCTGGTGCGTTTCGGCCTCAGAGCCGCGGACGACCCGCGCATCCTGAACACCGTCAAGGCGATCGACGCCGAGCTGCGCTGCGACCTGCCGCAAGGGCCGCTCTGGTACCGCTATAGCGGCGACGGCTATGGCGAGCATGAGGACGGCGCGCCCTTCGACGGCACCGGCCAGGGACGGCCATGGCCGTTGCTTGCCGGCGAGCGCGCCCATTACGAGCTGGCCGCCGGCCGCAAGGACAAGGCGGCGCAGTTGCTGGAGAGTTTCGAACGCTCGGCGGGCGTGGGCGGCCTTCTGCCCGAACAGGTCTGGGATCGCCCCGACATGCCTGACCGCGAGCTGTGGCTGGGCAAGCCGTCCGGTAGCGCCATGCCGCTGGTCTGGGCGCATGCCGAGCACATCAAGCTATTGCGCTCGCTGCGCGACGGCGCCGTCTTCGACCTGCCGCCGCAGGGCGTCGAACGCTACATCAAGGGCAAGACGGTCTCGCCGCTGCGGACATGGCGCTTCAACAACAAGATCCGCTCCATCCCCGCCGGCAAGCTGTTGCGCGTCGAATTGTCGGCGCCTGGCGTCGTCCATTGGAGCAGCGACAAATGGCTGACGGTGCAGGACAGCAGGACGGTCGAAAATGCGTTCGGCATCCATCTGGTGGATTTGCCCGTTAACCGCCTGCAACCGGGAACCACCATCGTCTTCACTTTTTTCTGGCCGGAAGCGATGCGTTGGGAGAATGTCGACTTCACCGTCGCGATCGACCAACCAAACGGCCAGTGA